The Psychrobacillus sp. FSL K6-2836 nucleotide sequence TGAGTACTTCGTTCAAATCCACCGTATCAAACAGATTTTCGTTTGCCCACGCATAACTTGCTCCAGTAAGCGTCATTGTTGCAACTAATAGAGCTGCTCCGGTTTTCTTAAATTTCATCTGCATTGTCTAATCACCTCGTATGGAATTTGTCCTTTTGTTCGGACACCTAGTTATTCGAAGGACTTGTCCTTTTTATGGGGGTCGGCTGGAAAGAAATTATTTTTACTTGCGGTCGCTGGCTGGATAATTGCTCTCGGGAGGCAGTTACTTGCTCTTTGCCTACGTTTACTTGCGATGCGGTGGCTTTTCTTGCGGAACCGAATATTTATCCAATTTAATACACAAAAAAAAAACGCAGTTTATGCGTTCCTTTTAGTGGAGTACTTTCATGCCTTGAAGGAGCGTTTTGGCGTCTTCGTTTAAGTACTGTTTTATTTCTTCATTTAGGAAGAGTTCTGGGTTGTTGTTCACTACTAGTTTGAGTCCAGTGAGATCAAATTTAGTAGCGTACGTATTTATGGAATAGATTACGGTCATTTCGTGGCGACTTAATGGTCTTTCACCTATATCTTTTTTCTGTTTGATGAGATCAAACATTGCTCTAGTATTACCTTGTAAAAGCTGTCTATTTTTTGTTAATATATCTATATTTTCTTCGATATACTTTCTAGCTGACACTAAGTCTAAACTATCCATACTTTTATTAAGTTGTTTTAATAATTCTCGAAAGTCCATTCTATTGCCCCTTTTGCAAAGTAGCCTTTTTATAAGTATAGGCTATAGGTTTCCTTGTGTATATGGACACTTTGAACCTAGACTAACGCAATATATGGAGTTTTCAATGTAGGGCCGGGATTGAATCTTGATTCTTTTGAATTACATTCATGCTTTCTAATAGGGTTAAAGCATCATCATTTAAATAAGCTTGAATTTCCTGTCTCATTAGCAATTCAGGGTAATTATTCACTAATAATTTTAAACCACGAATATCGAAGGAGCTCGCATATCTATTTATCGAATAGAGAATTGTCATCTCTCTTCTGTCTAATGGCTCACGACCGGAGTCTTTCTCACTTCTTAAAAAGTCAAATAATGCTCTTGCATTACTACGTAGTAGATGTCTATACTCACCTACTACATCTAGGTTTTGCTCTATATATTTTCTTGCAGATATCAAGTCCAATTTTTCCATGCTATTATTGATCTGTTTTAATAAATCTCTGTAGTCCACATAATCATTCCTTTTGCTCTATAATCACTTATTTTATTATAGATCTAAAGGGACTGTTTTACAAATAACCACCACTTAATTTGACCTACTATCGCCAAGTCTAATGACTCGATTTGATTTGTTTTTGTTTCTTCCATAAATCTTCCGCGGCACCAGAACCTAACATGACACCTGCTACGATTAATATAAGTCCGAGGAAATGATTGAGATGTAACACCTCTCCTAAGAATAGTGCCGATATGATTAATGAAAATAATGGGTTTAAGTTCATAAATATTGCTGCTTTCGTTGCACCAGCTTGACCCACAGCATAATTGTATATAAGGTGACCGATTGCCGTTGATACGACTGCAGAAGCTAAGAAAATTGTCCAGAAGGTCGGTGTTGTTGCTGCAAATTGTTTGATGGCACCTGGTTCTTGAATGAGACTGATTACAAATAGAATTGCCGCACCAATTAGTAGCATATAGACTGTGAGTAATCGTGGATCTAATGTTTTAGAAGCTTTACTTACCACCATAAAGCTTAATACTTGGACAAGTATCGCTAGGAATACATAGAAATCACCTAGATTTGCTCCCATTGTTTCACTGCCTACTAGGATGGATACCGCAACCCCCGCTAGACCAATTACTAGTCCTAACCACTGAAATTTTGAAGGAAAATATTTTAAAATGATCGCCGCTGATATTGCAGTCAACATAGGTCCTGTTCCTAAGATTAATCCTCCGTGGGTTGCACTTGTGATGGATAATCCCATGTTTAGAAAATAGTGATGGGCTACCACATTAGTGAGTGCTCCGAGTAAAATATACTTCCATTCACCCGACGTTGGTCTACGCAGCAGTTTCATTTTCCATAAAATCGGTAGTACGACTAAACCCGCTACGAGTATTCTGAATGCAGTAAGTGTTACGGGTGGTACTGCTTCTACCATATATTTGAGTAGTGATACGTTAGCTCCCCAAGCGAACATGACAAATACGAGCATTGCATATATTTTCCATTTATTCATTCGAGGATCTCCTTGTTAAAATATATATTTTGTTCTATTGATCAATAAACTGAATGACACATAGGCGATTAACGATAAGATAACCGGAATTACCACTGTGTGAATGTCAAATAGATTACCGTATGCTTCATTGTAAAAATGGAGTGCGATATAGGAAACGATTCCTGTTACCATCGATGCGATTGCTCCGTGCTTGTTTCCATACGACCAGTACAAGCCTAGCACAATCGGCCATATAAAGGCTGCCTCAAGTCCACCAAAAGCAAATAAATTCAAAAAGATTAATAATTCAGGTGGATTTAATGCTAATAAAAAGACGATGGTGCCTAAAAGTGTTGTTATCGCAAAGCTTAAGGTTTTTACTTTCTTCTCTGTTGCATTTGGATTGATATAATTAATATAAACATCTTTTACAATTGAAGAACTCACTAGAATGAGCAGGGAATCTACTGTAGACATAATTGCAGCAAGTGGTGCAGCAAGTACTATCCCAGCAAGCCATGCAGGTAATACTTTCAGCGCAACAAGTGGGATCACTGTGTCTGCCACCTCAATCCCCGGCATAAGCGGGCGAGCAAAAATACCGATGAGATGCATATTCAGCATGATAAAACCAGTAACAAGCGTTCCAATTACTAGCGCTCGGTGCATCGAGCGTGTATTTTTATAAGACATTGCTCTCACTGCCATTTGTGGAAGTCCAACAACGCCTACTCCTACAAGTATCCAAAAGGATGATACATAGGCTGCAGATAAATTCCCTTCATTACCGTATGGAGTCACCAAGTTTGGATTTTCGTTCAAAAGGTCCTGCATAATACTCGGTACTCCTCCGCCAGCGATAATGACTGCGATTAGCAGCACGAGCGTCCCAATAACCATAACCCCGCCTTGCACTGCATCTGTCACCGCCACTGCTCGGAAACCGCCGATGACTACGTAAACGAGTACTGACACAGCGAAAATAAATAATGCTGTCGTATACTTCATGCCAGTTAGTGACTCGATTAAACGACCGCCACCCACCCACTGAGCTGTCATTGCGGAAAACAAAAAGATAATGATACTAGCAGCCGCAAGTAATACTACTGCTTTACTATTGTTATAGCGCACTTTTAGAAAATCTATTAATGTGATCGCGTTATATTTTCGAGCTAATATAGCAAACTTTTTCCCTAGAATAAGCAGAACAAAATAACTCGTCACTACTTGAGTCATCGCAAGTAGTACCCAGCCAAAGCCCATTGTGTATGCAGTTCCTGGCCCCCCTAGGAAACTCGAGGCACTACCATACGTTGCAACCATCGTCATGGCCAACACAAATCCTCCAAGCTCACGCCCCCCTAAAAAGTACTCCTGTAAAAAACCACCTGTCGATGATCCTAATTTTTTACTAGACCAAAAACCAATGAAAAAAATAATACCAAGAAAAATGACCATCGGGATGATTACTTGTATATTCATCGTTCATCCCCCTCTTCCTCTAAAGAAACATCCTTCAACACGAATTTCACAAGAAATATAACCGTAATTGCCACAAGTATAAAACCGACAATACAGCTATAAAAAAACCAATCTGGAAATCCGAGAATATACGAATACTCCTCTACCGGCTTTGAGCCAAGCCCATACGCAAACCCAAACCACCATATAAAATGCACAATTGCGAGCACAACGCCAATCAGCGCCTCCCTATGTGCAATCTTAAATCTAGGATCCATTTCATCCACTCCTGCCGTTCATAATGTTTCACTTTAGTATAACGAAGATAAATTCAGTTGTTAAGAGCTGGGGTTTGAAAAGGTGGGGTTTGTTGGTTGGAGGGGTTGTGTCTGTCGTAATTTTGGGTTCGCTTTCGTATGGAATGGCAATCTCGTGTAGATTGGTTTCTCTCTCGTATAAGCCCATTTTACTCTCGTATGGTTGCTATGCTCCCTCGTATAGGCGCAAATCGCTCTCGTATAGAACGGCAAGCTCGTATAGCTTGGTTTTTTTCTCGTATAAACCCACTTTACTCTCGTATAGTTGCTATGCTCTCTTGTATAGGCGCAAATCGCTCTCTTATAGAACGGCTATCTCGTATAGATTGGATTCGCTCTCGTATAAACCCATTTTACTCTCGTATAGTTGCTATGCTCTCTCGTATAGGCGCTAACCTCTCTCGTATAGCATGGCAATCCCGTATCGACCGGATTCGCTCTCGTATAGCTGAATCTATCCCCTCCCCCCCCAAAAAAACCGGGAAGCACTGTGCTTTCCGGTTGTTTTCAATGGAATTTATTTGTATGTTAAGTATTTTACGTATTCCTTCCAATTGACAGCTTTGATGCTGTTCCAGGTTGGAAGGTCTAATGGGAATGGTAGGAATGCTTCGGCGTCGTCTGTTTTATGTTCTGAATTGAGGACGACGTTACCATTGTTAAGTCCCTCCGAAAGGATAGCATGTTGTTTCAAATCGAATGGTACGGTAACAGGAGTACGAGCGATTCTACCGTCACTAGTGAGCATGTACACTTCCGCTACTTCTTTGGAGCGGTTTAGTAGCCATTTCGATTTTATTTGCACTGCATTCTCTGCTTGTTTTGTAATGATTACTGAGTTTAGATTTGCTGCAAAAGGCAGGGTTTCTAGTTGTTCCGCTAACTGGATCCTTACTTCGTAAACAGGTTCGTCGATTTTATGTTCAAATTGTTCGAATGCTGTTAGCCATTTGGATGCATTTGCAGGTACTTGTGTTTTGCCCAAGACGCTTCCTTCTACTACTCCTTCACGGTGGGTTGAGTAGTTTTTCACGGTTTGTCCTTCTTCAATATTATGCCAATCGGACTCTTGTACGTAAGTGATAACGGATTTTTCATCTGCATATAGGTGTATGAAATAGTTTCCGTTACGTTCTTCGATAGTAGAAACAGTACCACTTATTGGGCTTAATAAAGAAAGATCACCTGAATCTTGCGCAAGCTGAGCATCGACAATTTGAAGTTTACGATCTATTTCTGCTTGTTTTTGCTTTGCATCAGCTATACCCTGAGCAAAGTTTCCGTCTTGTGAAACATTTACGTCTACTTGAACATTTACATCTACAATCTCATCTGCCGTTCCACCGGTTGCCTGACCATCGCCCGATGAACTAGAATCTGCTTCAGAACGTTCAGATTCTAGTTCCCTGATAATAGTACGAAGCTTCGACTGTTCCAGCGTATAAGCCTGTTTCTCTGTTTCCCATAATGAACGCTGGTCTTCAGCAGAATCTGTCTTCAGTGTAGCAAGGTCAGCACCTTCCTCCACATGATCCCCCTCCGCAACAACGATATCATTAACAGCTTCTACATTAATCGTCACAGACATTTCATTTGCTGGAACTACTATAGATTCTTTTTCTAGTTCCTTTGCATATGTATTTTCATATACACGATCATATTCACTCACGTAAAATGTTCGACTGATTTGACTTTTATCCGAATATATTAGGATCGCATTTGCCCCGATAAAAGTAGAGACCACTATGGAAACCCCTATAGTTAACCATTTATTCATTTGATTTGCCCCCCTCGATCCATGATTCAATTGGGAGTACTTCAAAGCCCGCTGAGGTAAGTGATAAAATTACTTGTATTATTATTAGTAATATAAATAGATTACGAGCGGACAACGTTGTAAAAGCTCGTAAAAAATGAAACTGAAGAGCGATTATTAATGCGGTGATTAAAGATAATTCATTGAAGAAATGATTGAAATATGAATGTTCGAGAAATGTTGCTGCTAGTGGACCAAATGAGAGTACCGAGTAATCAGTTGCGTAGCCTACTATTGCATATAGAAAAAAGTTAAATGCTTTTTCCATTAATAAAAGTGCTACGACAAATAATTGGAGTACCGCTACCTTTGATAATTCCACATTCGTAATTTTATGTAAAATAAACGCAATTATAAAGAAATGAAATCCCATATATAGTAAAGACCATATAATTGTTCCTATTAAAGAGGTGATTCTAGCAATCGTAAAAGTATCTTCATAGCCGTTGACAAATAGCGCCGTTAGTTCTTCTGTATGTAATCCCCAAATATCTCGTAGCGCGTATAATAGGACTCCAAAGATCGCTACGAACCATACTCGACTCTGAAAACCTCGCATCGTTGCATCTTCCTTTAACGATACAATTAGTTCATTTCTATTGAAAAGGTATTTCCAAAACCGAAATTCAAAAAACATTCAAGTGTTCCCCCTCTTATGGTTGAACAGTTACTTCCACATAAGCACCAGTTTTCATCATGATCCCTGCATTCGTTTGGAAAGTCGGATGGATGAGTAGTAGATAAGCTGCTCCTTTTTTTAGTGGTGCTGTTGGTGTGACAACGAACTGTTTCGATGATTTTGGTTCAATTGTTACCGGAACGATATCTGTAGTTCCTAGTTTTACTAATTCCACTTTTTGTTTTGAACTTTTTACTATATTGTTGGAAAAAGTAATGGTAAATTGTTTCGTTGTCGGTACATTATGTAGTGTGGACATTTTTTTATAGTTTTTATTTGTTTCCACTAATGCATCTTTATGCGCTTGTATTAGCTCGTAACCCATTACTGTTTCATAGTGCGGCTTCACGCCAGTTTTGTGAATAGGAGTGCCTTTTGGTCCGGTAAAGTTTGCAATCGTCAGCTTTAAAATGGATCCGTCAGAAAGACTAAAAAAAGATTGCATCGATCCTTTTCCGTAAGTCGTTTGCCCGTAGAGGGTTGCAGAGTTTTGGTCTAGTAGCGCTGCTGCTGTCATTTCAGACGCACTCGCACTATACCCATTGACTAGTACTCTTGTATTCTCAGGAAATAACGAGGTTTGCTTTGTCGATTTAGTTAACATAGACTCACTAGTTGTAATAATTTTAAATGCATTGGGACTGTTGGGAAATAAACCAATAAGTTCTTCTGCTGTATGTACATATCCGCCGCCATTATTACGTAAGTCTAGTATAAACGAAGTTGCACCTTGCTTTTGAAGTTCGACTTTTGCTTTTTGTACAAGGACTGCTCCATCATCTGAAAACGAATTCATCCTTATATACCCTATATTGCCTGCCAAGAGTTCTTTCGTTACGACAGGAATCGTAAATTTCATACGGGTTATGTTATACATTTGTTTCGTATGGTTACTTTTCAAAACCAGAAGCTTGACTGTGGTTCCTTCTTTACCCGTGATGATGGAAGAAGCTTGTTGAACTGCCATACCAATTGTAGATATACCATCGACTGAAAGAATAATATCACCAGGAGAAATTCCAGCTTGCCCTGCTGCTGCTCCTTCAAATGTGCTGACAATTTGTATACCACTTTCATGTTCCTCAATCGTCACACCAATTCCAGTCGTCGTATTATTGATGGTGTTCGTATATGCCTCATATTCTTCACTCGTAAAATAAGCAGAGTAGGGATCCAACTGCTCCATTATCTCATCAATAGAATTTATTTCTTCTATATTAGAGGGTAGTTCTCCTTTATAGTGCACACTAACTAAACTCTTCACTTCATCTAGTGGTGCTGCCAATGTGGAAATCGGAGCTAAGATTAATCCGGTAATCATAATGATTGCTGCTAAGAGAGTAGACCTCTTCATCCCATTTCCCCCTTTTAAATATCTATAAACCTATCTTAACTGAAATTTACAAGAACTGCATAAATTTCTATATTATAAAAGAAAAGTATTATTGGGTTGAACAGTAAAACAACTGTTGTCCCCTCTGATTATTTGAGAAGTTGCAGTACTCCCTGTGCTTGTTGCATATGCAAGCTTAGAACATATTGACCCGCTTGCATTAATAGACTAGCTTTAGTGAGGGCCATCATTTCCTTTGCAAT carries:
- a CDS encoding efflux RND transporter periplasmic adaptor subunit; its protein translation is MNKWLTIGVSIVVSTFIGANAILIYSDKSQISRTFYVSEYDRVYENTYAKELEKESIVVPANEMSVTINVEAVNDIVVAEGDHVEEGADLATLKTDSAEDQRSLWETEKQAYTLEQSKLRTIIRELESERSEADSSSSGDGQATGGTADEIVDVNVQVDVNVSQDGNFAQGIADAKQKQAEIDRKLQIVDAQLAQDSGDLSLLSPISGTVSTIEERNGNYFIHLYADEKSVITYVQESDWHNIEEGQTVKNYSTHREGVVEGSVLGKTQVPANASKWLTAFEQFEHKIDEPVYEVRIQLAEQLETLPFAANLNSVIITKQAENAVQIKSKWLLNRSKEVAEVYMLTSDGRIARTPVTVPFDLKQHAILSEGLNNGNVVLNSEHKTDDAEAFLPFPLDLPTWNSIKAVNWKEYVKYLTYK
- a CDS encoding S41 family peptidase yields the protein MKRSTLLAAIIMITGLILAPISTLAAPLDEVKSLVSVHYKGELPSNIEEINSIDEIMEQLDPYSAYFTSEEYEAYTNTINNTTTGIGVTIEEHESGIQIVSTFEGAAAGQAGISPGDIILSVDGISTIGMAVQQASSIITGKEGTTVKLLVLKSNHTKQMYNITRMKFTIPVVTKELLAGNIGYIRMNSFSDDGAVLVQKAKVELQKQGATSFILDLRNNGGGYVHTAEELIGLFPNSPNAFKIITTSESMLTKSTKQTSLFPENTRVLVNGYSASASEMTAAALLDQNSATLYGQTTYGKGSMQSFFSLSDGSILKLTIANFTGPKGTPIHKTGVKPHYETVMGYELIQAHKDALVETNKNYKKMSTLHNVPTTKQFTITFSNNIVKSSKQKVELVKLGTTDIVPVTIEPKSSKQFVVTPTAPLKKGAAYLLLIHPTFQTNAGIMMKTGAYVEVTVQP
- the panF gene encoding sodium/pantothenate symporter; protein product: MNIQVIIPMVIFLGIIFFIGFWSSKKLGSSTGGFLQEYFLGGRELGGFVLAMTMVATYGSASSFLGGPGTAYTMGFGWVLLAMTQVVTSYFVLLILGKKFAILARKYNAITLIDFLKVRYNNSKAVVLLAAASIIIFLFSAMTAQWVGGGRLIESLTGMKYTTALFIFAVSVLVYVVIGGFRAVAVTDAVQGGVMVIGTLVLLIAVIIAGGGVPSIMQDLLNENPNLVTPYGNEGNLSAAYVSSFWILVGVGVVGLPQMAVRAMSYKNTRSMHRALVIGTLVTGFIMLNMHLIGIFARPLMPGIEVADTVIPLVALKVLPAWLAGIVLAAPLAAIMSTVDSLLILVSSSIVKDVYINYINPNATEKKVKTLSFAITTLLGTIVFLLALNPPELLIFLNLFAFGGLEAAFIWPIVLGLYWSYGNKHGAIASMVTGIVSYIALHFYNEAYGNLFDIHTVVIPVILSLIAYVSFSLLINRTKYIF
- a CDS encoding YhdT family protein, which produces MDPRFKIAHREALIGVVLAIVHFIWWFGFAYGLGSKPVEEYSYILGFPDWFFYSCIVGFILVAITVIFLVKFVLKDVSLEEEGDER
- a CDS encoding DMT family transporter; translated protein: MNKWKIYAMLVFVMFAWGANVSLLKYMVEAVPPVTLTAFRILVAGLVVLPILWKMKLLRRPTSGEWKYILLGALTNVVAHHYFLNMGLSITSATHGGLILGTGPMLTAISAAIILKYFPSKFQWLGLVIGLAGVAVSILVGSETMGANLGDFYVFLAILVQVLSFMVVSKASKTLDPRLLTVYMLLIGAAILFVISLIQEPGAIKQFAATTPTFWTIFLASAVVSTAIGHLIYNYAVGQAGATKAAIFMNLNPLFSLIISALFLGEVLHLNHFLGLILIVAGVMLGSGAAEDLWKKQKQIKSSH